GTTAAGCTATTCGTGCTTAAATAAAACAATGAAATTATATTGCCAGATGACTATTTCACCTTGTTAATAACTCAGTAGCTATAAATATGCTTTCTGATATATCTCAGGCAATAAAAAAGCCGGTCCAGGACCGGCCGTAACACTAACGATTTATCTGGCTGCATAAGCCACAATGAGAATAACAGTAAAAATAATGATGATAGCGGGTGTATTATAGCCCTAGTTTATTTTGTTTTACTTATCAATTTGTGCTGCTTATTGTTTTTTTGTAACTCACTGTTATTTATATAAATTATATTTATTCTTGACTATGAGTGCTATATTTTTGGTGTTTTCAATATTTGTGAAAGTTCGCTAGTATTTACATTTCGAAATGCTTTATTGGACATATGAAACATTATCCGTCACTTGGTAGCACTTTCTGTATAGATTAATCCTAATCTTATTCCCACAATAGAGAAACCCCATTGGGATTAATTGCTCGAAAGAGCAGTGGCATAATCAAATCTAATAATAGAGGATAATAACGATGAAACTTCGAGTTCTTTCTCTGCTGGTTCCGGCTTTATTAGTCGCAGGTAGTGCAGGTGCTGCCGAAATTTACAACAAAGACGGTAACAAATTGGACCTGTTCGGTAAAATTGACGGTCTGCACTATTTCTCTGACGATAAGAGCAAAGATGGTGATCAGTCTTACATGCGTTTTGGCCTGAAAGGCGAAACCCAAATTAATAGCCAATTAACCGGTTATGGTATGTGGGAATATCAGGCAAATCTAAATAAAGCTGAAAGCCAGGATCAAGGCAACTTCACTCGTGTTGGCTTCGCGGGTCTGAAATTTGCAGATTACGGTTCTCTGGATTACGGTCGTAACTACGGTGTGCTATACGACGTAACTTCATGGACTGACGTACTGCCAGAGTTTGGTGGCGATACATACGGTGCGGATAACTTCCTGTCTCAACGTGGTAACGGCATGGCGACTTACCGTAACACCAACTTCTTTGGTCTGGTGGATGGCCTGAACTTTGCGCTGCAATATCAGGGCAAAAATGGTAACGGTACTGAAACCAATAATGGCCGTGATGTACAAGGCCAGAATGGTGATGGTTACGGTATGTCCGTATCTTACGATCTGGGCTGGGGGGTGAGTGCTTCCGCGGCGATGGCCAGTTCTCTACGTACTACTGATCAAAATAATCTGAAATTTGGTCACGGTGATCGTGCAGATGCATACACCGGTGGTTTGAAATATGATGCCAACAATGTCTATCTGGCGGCTAACTATACACAGACTTATAACCTGACCCGTTTCGGTGATTTCAGCAATAGCAACGCTGATGCAGGTTATGCCAACAAAGCGCAAAACATTGAGTTAGTAGCTCAGTATCAATTTGATTTCGGCTTGCGCCCATCCGTGGCTTACCTGCAATCCAAAGGTAAAGACCTTGGCAACGGCTATGGTGACCAGGATCTGTTGAAATACGTTGATGTTGGTGCAACTTATGCCTTCAACAAAAACATGTCCACCTACGTTGATTACAAAATCAACCTGTTGGATGAAAACACCTTTACCAAAAACGCCGGTATCAACACTGATGATATCGTAGCCGTTGGTGTGGTTTACCAGTTCTAATTCTGATTACAAGATAAGTTCTGAGGCATAACGCGGTCACTTGGCCGCGTTTTTTTGTGCCAGCCATCATGCGGGTATTGTTAGGGCAGGGTGGTAGCAGGATATTTATGTACCGAAGGCGGTTTTTACGTGCATTGAAAACAGCGGGTGATCCATCAAAAGTAGTGCTATTTTTAGCCGTATAGGCTTTTTTTGACCAATTTTGGCGTGAAGTTTAACCAAACGAATCGAATTTCTATTTTTTCTGAATGAAACACTAGACATATCATCACGCTATAGATGATAATGCTGCCCATTGGAAGGATGGCCGAGTGGTTTAAGGCAACGGTCTTGAAAACCGTCGACTGTAACAGGTCCTAGAGTTCGAATCTCTATCCTTCCGCCAAATTTAAAGCCCAAGCTTATTGCAAGCTTGGGCTTTTTTGTTTGTGGTTTTTTCAGGTATGTTGCTGCTCACGAAGTTGTACCTGTAAGCGTTCTTCTTGGTGCTAGTAACGTTTAATGTCTTCATCCAGTTAGACGACCAATATGCCCGCATTACCATCGATTTGAACTCTTTGCCCCAACCAAGGTGATAAAGTATCAATGTCCATGCCCACCAGCGTCGGAATGTTAAAGGAACGAGCCAGGATCACGGTGTGGGAGATGGTGCCACCACTACGTAGTATCAAACCTTTTAATAAGGATTTATCCAGCTCAAGGAATTGACTGGGCGTAAGTTTATCAGCCATCCCCCCTCCAGGCTTGTGTCGTTAAAAAAACGTACTTTGGTGCATCGTTGTAAACATATCTTTCGGCCCCTTGCCCCTCTACCGCTATTGCTTCTAAATCAGAGCTGAGGCGGATTGGAACTATTGTGTGCACTGAACAGTTCTGGGAAACCTCGGTAATAACTCTTCCTATCCCCCTATCGGGTGGTGGGATACGCTCATCTCGTTTCTAACGTGAGGGTTATAAGGCCGGATAGTGTGATGACAGC
The sequence above is drawn from the Yersinia intermedia genome and encodes:
- the ompC gene encoding porin OmpC; this encodes MKLRVLSLLVPALLVAGSAGAAEIYNKDGNKLDLFGKIDGLHYFSDDKSKDGDQSYMRFGLKGETQINSQLTGYGMWEYQANLNKAESQDQGNFTRVGFAGLKFADYGSLDYGRNYGVLYDVTSWTDVLPEFGGDTYGADNFLSQRGNGMATYRNTNFFGLVDGLNFALQYQGKNGNGTETNNGRDVQGQNGDGYGMSVSYDLGWGVSASAAMASSLRTTDQNNLKFGHGDRADAYTGGLKYDANNVYLAANYTQTYNLTRFGDFSNSNADAGYANKAQNIELVAQYQFDFGLRPSVAYLQSKGKDLGNGYGDQDLLKYVDVGATYAFNKNMSTYVDYKINLLDENTFTKNAGINTDDIVAVGVVYQF